One genomic segment of Drosophila melanogaster chromosome 3R includes these proteins:
- the VhaAC45RP gene encoding VhaAC45-related protein, isoform A: MQLILVATLLCLIIGSCSASISGPFIFWGHSRVSSQQTQALVESSSRELPLTQLFTEAKAIVVFVRNTTNRLEGTRYPKFQNLVKSGAWTYLPQRSLAAEPFGLNANIEVVSLSGHGEEDDSEILLAYNEAVNTYGRGEVLGILGSREEEAHFLAKREAAPGGEEEEKAKAAEGSEETEASFIYVAEGNKAVLSLNGPLELRVTNDTLKLEEHIKQITFDDQRAKGYGRLSITFMHSGEKCTLRFKFSLIRGSWTLRNVEVEYRELKSVLVARGDEYTLPSAPLGFSYRCSAESVNFLNPARNETIQSLLLSDFQVQPWLNGRPEYGEVYDCIGFVSAPILAGLFVVTLLLGILGLGISAMLSMHTPNRFESSRSKQLTFTVQE; this comes from the exons ATGCAGCTGATTCTCGTGGCGACCTTGCTGTGCCTGATAATCGGCAGCTGCAGTGCATCCATAAGTGGGCCGTTCATCTTCTGGGGTCACTCCAGGGTATCCAGTCAGCAAACCCAGGCCTTGGTGGAATCGAGCAGCAGGGAGCTACCGCTGACGCAACTTTTCACAGAGGCCAAGGCAATTGTGGTCTTCGTACGCAACACTACCAACCGACTGGAGGGCACCAGGTATCCCAAGTTCCAGAATCTCGTTAAGAGCGGAGCCTGGACCTATCTGCCACAGAGGAGTCTAGCGGCTGAACCCTTCGGCTTGAATGCCAACATTGAA GTGGTGAGTCTCTCGGGACACGGAGAAGAGGATGACTCTGAGATTCTGTTGGCCTACAACGAAGCCGTGAATACCTACGGTCGCGGTGAAGTGCTGGGCATCTTGGGCAGCCGTGAGGAGGAGGCCCACTTCCTGGCCAAGAGGGAGGCTGCTCCAGGGggtgaggaggaggagaaagCAAAGGCTGCTGAAGGTTCCGAGGAGACTGAGGCCAGTTTCATCTACGTGGCCGAGGGCAACAAAGCGGTGCTTAGTCTCAACGGACCCCTGGAGCTCCGGGTGACCAATGACACTCTGAAGCTGGAGGAGCACATCAAGCAGATTACCTTCGATGATCAGCGGGCCAAGGGATACGGTCGATTGAGCATCACTTTCATGCATTCAGGGGAAAAGTGCACGCTGCGTTTTAAATTCTCCCTCATTCGGGGATCCTGGACGTTGCGCAATGTGGAGGTGGAGTACCGGGAGCTGAAGAGTGTCCTGGTAGCACGTGGTGATGAGTACACACTGCCCTCCGCACCGCTGGGATTCTCGTACCGCTGCTCAGCGGAAAGCGTTAACTTCCTGAATCCCGCCCGGAATGAGACAATCCAGAGTCTCCTCCTCAGTGATTTCCAGGTGCAGCCGTGGCTCAACGGACGACCGGAATATGGTGAGGTGTACGACTGCATAGGATTCGTGTCGGCACCCATCCTGGCCGGACTGTTCGTCGTGACCCTGCTCCTTGGCATCCTGGGACTCGGCATATCCGCCATGCTCAGCATGCACACGCCCAACCGATTCGAGAGTTCGCGCAGCAAGCAGTTGACCTTCACCGTACAGGAGTAA
- the Rsod gene encoding uncharacterized protein (related to Sod), which translates to MAPGGRQLLWMASICWIASLMSGADAQHLIAYISQRGLHGEITFRQMNATTVEIKANLEATLQYPDQVWSWGVRRFPVDYSNIDPDERCELSRLGSQVLSFDEDLEYLVLPGNETSSWERNMQLIGDRGIWGKSLVLTEVNANARICATITTIQSSVEHMAEARFNTPVAGSVHFRWLAPAEGAVGDTLIYSDLYHIRAQPAALEEDRSQAGPFTQHHWKIYVTDIFKHDHHRTEDNCNFLQQVFDPQGSGAGKGIGDLDARLGRIGVAKNALRSPQRSVFRDAQLALLPSDLTIPHRTLYLVLFDNQHPDSYLACTKIRHVQPLTHKTFINSGGVKGEVTFMQRSKFDPTFLNFTLGAPLSQHVSRKFAEDVAAFRIHSLPPVPSRMGHEDYCLTTGDMHNPREINENIPPPGYGTQEQYPVGDLSGKLQGRNKGYWHQYVLPGTSSELNGLYWDVFLPLQGRYSIAQRSLVIYTFNRSNVTNITKMIWGCSSLSQYQRNGIYQQNMVTAQVLFRYPVVGRVIFRQTAEQPWQDTTVLFEYLIQADGSTQNTTHDHRWAIHSNAPGKDFYDWQQRCISAGPVYNPFRVDWGNRSVDDFCRPSLASMCRVGAMDARSGTLTIAGGRRVAQKISRKMFVDGNLPLSGRHSILGKSLVIYEDSGPKARGERLACSAVIGHFRRKVVAKEWYANGDSLTVSGRVEITQQSEYDVSNVEVQLKGLQDNTGYYIHRTPVEANLAFPCEASTLYGHWNPFDVSPKSSPPPKRGTTDQYEMGDLSGKFGGLEGVTQFEDAYNDTNLPLFGYNSIIGRSVVIQKKQKNARWACSTLERGYSPSEARELRAIASFHHPTGYAYGYIKMTQLIHNDGSQSETVIEVKLRHPGKNDRNSTRNHNWQIFVNPVGVDAAVKPTITRCVAGGYVWNPYYTQLADPLNLDLYEQECSPDNPLRCYVGDVGARLGTIDLGGERVVLTDSNFPLEAPVGAIGRSIVIFGPDHSHERFACANIEPDHNVIKYINLQKPPRFVVAQFLDELRSVMGIPEWMLDVDARKTKELHGGACIQMIIHFKGPLAHRLELDMSRLIAAGRLDAPSLFIPGYVNQKRKATISYRTCGVRDTNEKRTKNFKGGFYSSSSAPNEPKPLVLAFVVIGLAFRFL; encoded by the exons ATGGCTCCAGGTGGACGACAGCTTTTGTGGATGGCTTCCATCTGCTGGATTGCATCACTAATGAGTGGAG CTGATGCACAGCATCTGATCGCTTATATCTCGCAAAGAGGTCTTCATGGAGAGATCACTTTTCGGCAAATGAATGCCACCACGGTGGAGATCAAGGCCAACCTGGAGGCCACTTTGCAGTACCCCGACCAAGTATGGAGTTGGGGAGTACGTCGCTTCCCCGTGGACTACTCCAATATTGACCCAGACGAACGCTGCGAACTGAGTCGTTTGGGCTCCCAGGTCCTGTCCTTTGACGAGGACTTGGAGTACCTGGTACTGCCCGGAAATGAGACCTCCAGCTGGGAGCGAAACATGCAGTTGATTGGGGATCGGGGAATCTGGGGGAAGTCCCTGGTTCTGACAGAGGTCAACGCTAATGCACGGATCTGtgccaccatcaccaccatccAGAGTTCCGTGGAGCACATGGCAGAGGCTCGTTTTAATACTCCTGTCGCTGGATCTGTCCATTTCCGCTGGCTGGCCCCGGCGGAGGGAGCTGTTGGAGATACTCTAATCTACTCGGATCTTTACCATATTAGGGCGCAACCAGCTGCTCTGGAGGAAGATAGAAGTCAAGCTGGACCGTTCACCCAGCACCACTGGAAGATCTATGTGACGGACATTTTCAAACATGACCACCATCGCACGGAGGACAACTGCAACTTCCTGCAGCAAGTTTTCGATCCCCAAGGAAGTGGAGCTGGCAAGGGAATAGGTGATCTGGACGCACGCCTAGGCAGGATTGGAGTGGCCAAGAATGCCCTTCGTTCGCCACAACGCAGCGTTTTTAGGGATGCTCAGTTGGCCCTGCTGCCCTCGGATCTTACCATTCCCCATAGAACTCTTTACCTGGTTCTTTTTGACAACCAACATCCAGATTCGTACCTCGCGTGCACCAAGATTCGCCATGTCCAACCTTTGACACATAA AACTTTCATCAACTCTGGTGGTGTCAAGGGAGAGGTTACCTTCATGCAGCGCTCCAAGTTCGACCCAACTTTCCTCAATTTCACCTTGGGAGCACCGCTTTCCCAGCATGTCAGTCGCAAGTTCGCCGAAGATGTGGCCGCCTTTCGGATTCACAGTCTGCCGCCGGTGCCTTCGAGGATGGGTCACGAGGACTACTGCCTGACCACTGGGGACATGCATAATCCCCGGGAGATAAACGAGAATATACCCCCACCCGGTTATGGAACCCAGGAGCAGTATCCCGTGGGCGATCTCTCCGGGAAGCTACAGGGTCGCAATAAAGGTTATTGGCATCAGTATGTCTTACCAGGAACGAGCTCCGAGTTGAATGGCCTCTACTGGGACGTATTTCTGCCCCTTCAAGGACGTTATAGCATTGCCCAAAGAAGTCTGGTCATATACACTTTCAATCGATCTAATGTCACAAATATTACGAAGATGATTTGGGGCTGTTCGAGCCTAAGTCAATATCAACGAAATGGAATCTACCAGCAGAACATGGTTACTGCTCAG GTCCTTTTCCGCTATCCTGTGGTGGGTCGAGTCATATTCCGGCAGACGGCGGAGCAGCCTTGGCAGGATACTACCGTTTTATTTGAGTACCTCATCCAGGCGGATGGATCCACGCAGAATACTACCCACGATCATCGTTGGGCAATCCACAGCAATGCACCTGGAAAGGACTTCTATGACTGGCAACAGAGATGCATTTCCGCAGGACCTGTATATAATCCATTCCGAGTGGATTGGGGCAATCGCAGTGTGGATGACTTCTGCCGACCCAGTTTAGCCTCCATGTGCAGAGTGGGTGCTATGGATGCCAGATCGGGAACCCTAACCATCGCTGGAGGCAGAAGAGTTGCCCAGAAAATAAGTAGGAAGATGTTTGTAGACGGCAATCTTCCGCTCTCCGGAAGACATAGTATCCTGGGTAAGTCTCTTGTTATCTATGAGGATAGTGGACCCAAAGCCAGAGGAGAGCGATTGGCTTGTTCGGCCGTGATTGGACATTTCCGGAGGAAAGTGGTGGCCAAGGAGTGGTACGCAAATGGAGATTCGTTGACAGTCAGCGGTCGGGTGGAAATCACCCAGCAATCGGAGTATGATGTCAGCAATGTGGAGGTGCAACTTAAGGGGCTTCAGGATAATACAGGATATTACATCCATAGG ACACCCGTGGAAGCCAACTTGGCGTTTCCCTGCGAGGCATCCACTCTATATGGTCACTGGAATCCTTTCGACGTCAGTCCAAAGTCATCACCTCCTCCGAAAAGGGGAACCACAGATCAGTACGAGATGGGAGATCTAAGTGGAAAGTTCGGAGGTCTTGAGGGAGTAACCCAGTTCGAGGATGCCTATAACGATACGAATCTTCCACTATTTGGATATAACAGTATCATTGGAAGATCTGTGGTTATTCAGAAGAAGCAAAAGAATGCCCGATGGGCTTGCAG TACTCTTGAGCGTGGCTACAGTCCCAGTGAGGCTAGGGAACTGCGAGCCATTGCCTCGTTTCATCATCCCACTGGATACGCCTATGGTTACATTAAGATGACTCAGCTCATCCACAACGATGGTAGCCAGTCGGAGACGGTAATAGAGGTTAAGCTACGGCATCCGGGCAAAAACGACCGGAACTCCACGAGAAACCACAATTGGCAGATTTTCGTTAATCCCGTGGGCGTTGATGCAGCCGTAAAGCCCACAATTACGCGATGTGTGGCTGGAGGATATGTTTGGAATCCATACTATACCCAGCTGGCGGATCCACTGAAT TTGGATCTCTATGAACAGGAGTGCAGTCCGGATAATCCTTTGCGCTGCTACGTTGGCGATGTGGGCGCCCGTTTGGGCACAATAG ATCTTGGAGGTGAACGCGTCGTCCTGACCGACTCCAACTTTCCTCTGGAAGCTCCTGTGGGAGCCATTGGGCGTTCTATTGTGATTTTTGGACCAGATCACTCCCATGAGCGGTTTGCTTGTGCGAATATAGAACCCGATCATAATGTCATTAAATACATAAACCTACAGAAGCCACCTCGATTCGTAGT TGCCCAGTTTCTGGATGAGTTACGATCGGTGATGGGCATTCCGGAATGGATGTTGGATGTGGATGCGCGTAAGACCAAGGAACTCCACGGTGGAGCCTGCATCCAGATGATCATCCACTTCAAGGGGCCTCTGGCCCACAGATTGGAGTTGGATATGTCTCGATTGATAGCCGCCGGAAGATTGGATGCCCCTAGTCTGTTCATTCCCGGTTATGTAAACCAAAAGCGAAAGGCGACCATATCATATCGTACCTGTGGTGTAAGGGATACCAATGAAAAAC GCACCAAGAACTTCAAGGGTGGCTTTTACTCCTCAAGCTCAGCTCCAAACGAACCAAAGCCATTAGTATTAGCTTTTGTAGTCATTGGCTTAGCCTTTAGGTTCCTCTAA
- the VhaAC45RP gene encoding VhaAC45-related protein, isoform B encodes MQLILVATLLCLIIGSCSASISGPFIFWGHSRVSSQQTQALVESSSRELPLTQLFTEAKAIVVFVRNTTNRLEGTRYPKFQNLVKSGAWTYLPQRSLAAEPFGLNANIEVVSLSGHGEEDDSEILLAYNEAVNTYGRGEVLGILGSREEEAHFLAKREAAPGGEEEEKAKAAEGSEETEASFIYVAEGNKAVLSLNGPLELRVTNDTLKLEEHIKQITFDDQRAKGYGRLSITFMHSGEKCTLRFKFSLIRGSWTLRNVEVEYRELKSVLVARGDEYTLPSAPLGFSYRCSAESVNFLNPARNETIQSLLLSDFQVQPWLNGRPEYGEVYDCIGFVSAPILAGLFVVTLLLGILGLGISAMLSMHTPNRFESSRSKQSRAAMFIQITYVAFKPLALFTLAIEFFLIHLLFVLIVLYVYVLWYY; translated from the exons ATGCAGCTGATTCTCGTGGCGACCTTGCTGTGCCTGATAATCGGCAGCTGCAGTGCATCCATAAGTGGGCCGTTCATCTTCTGGGGTCACTCCAGGGTATCCAGTCAGCAAACCCAGGCCTTGGTGGAATCGAGCAGCAGGGAGCTACCGCTGACGCAACTTTTCACAGAGGCCAAGGCAATTGTGGTCTTCGTACGCAACACTACCAACCGACTGGAGGGCACCAGGTATCCCAAGTTCCAGAATCTCGTTAAGAGCGGAGCCTGGACCTATCTGCCACAGAGGAGTCTAGCGGCTGAACCCTTCGGCTTGAATGCCAACATTGAA GTGGTGAGTCTCTCGGGACACGGAGAAGAGGATGACTCTGAGATTCTGTTGGCCTACAACGAAGCCGTGAATACCTACGGTCGCGGTGAAGTGCTGGGCATCTTGGGCAGCCGTGAGGAGGAGGCCCACTTCCTGGCCAAGAGGGAGGCTGCTCCAGGGggtgaggaggaggagaaagCAAAGGCTGCTGAAGGTTCCGAGGAGACTGAGGCCAGTTTCATCTACGTGGCCGAGGGCAACAAAGCGGTGCTTAGTCTCAACGGACCCCTGGAGCTCCGGGTGACCAATGACACTCTGAAGCTGGAGGAGCACATCAAGCAGATTACCTTCGATGATCAGCGGGCCAAGGGATACGGTCGATTGAGCATCACTTTCATGCATTCAGGGGAAAAGTGCACGCTGCGTTTTAAATTCTCCCTCATTCGGGGATCCTGGACGTTGCGCAATGTGGAGGTGGAGTACCGGGAGCTGAAGAGTGTCCTGGTAGCACGTGGTGATGAGTACACACTGCCCTCCGCACCGCTGGGATTCTCGTACCGCTGCTCAGCGGAAAGCGTTAACTTCCTGAATCCCGCCCGGAATGAGACAATCCAGAGTCTCCTCCTCAGTGATTTCCAGGTGCAGCCGTGGCTCAACGGACGACCGGAATATGGTGAGGTGTACGACTGCATAGGATTCGTGTCGGCACCCATCCTGGCCGGACTGTTCGTCGTGACCCTGCTCCTTGGCATCCTGGGACTCGGCATATCCGCCATGCTCAGCATGCACACGCCCAACCGATTCGAGAGTTCGCGCAGCAAGCA ATCTCGGGCAGCCATGTTCATCCAGATCACCTACGTGGCTTTCAAGCCCCTGGCTCTGTTCACCTTGGCCATCGAGTTCTTTCTCATTCACTTGCTATTCGTGTTGATCGTGTTGTACGTGTATGTGCTATGGTACTACTGA